A genomic segment from Oryctolagus cuniculus chromosome 14, mOryCun1.1, whole genome shotgun sequence encodes:
- the HSPB3 gene encoding heat shock protein beta-3 yields the protein MAKIILRHLIETPVRYQEEFEARGLEDCRLDHALYALPGPSIVDLRKARAAQCPAADSAPAELPPQGGKSRFQILLDVVQFLPEDIIIQTFEGWLLVKAQHGTRMDEHGFISRSFTRQYKLPDGVETKDLSAILCHDGILVVELKDPAGTK from the coding sequence ATGGCAAAAATCATTTTGAGGCACCTCATAGAGACTCCAGTGCGGTACCAGGAGGAGTTTGAAGCTCGAGGGCTGGAGGACTGCAGGCTGGATCATGCTTTGTATGCACTGCCGGGACCAAGCATCGTGGACCTCAGAAAAGCCAGGGCAGCACAGTGCCCGGCCGCGGACTCAGCACCGGCAGAGCTGCCGCCCCAAGGAGGCAAATCCCGCTTTCAGATCCTGCTGGATGTGGTCCAGTTCCTCCCCGAAGACATCATCATCCAGACCTTCGAGGGCTGGCTGCTGGTTAAGGCTCAGCACGGAACCAGAATGGATGAGCACGGTTTTATctccaggagcttcacccggcAGTACAAACTGCCAGATGGCGTTGAAACCAAAGATTTGTCCGCCATCCTCTGCCATGATGGGATTTTGGTGGTGGAACTGAAGGATCCAGCAGGGACCAAGTGA